In Equus quagga isolate Etosha38 chromosome 14, UCLA_HA_Equagga_1.0, whole genome shotgun sequence, the genomic stretch GCCCGCTGCGCTGCTCCTGCCCCCGGGACGACACAGTGGACTGCGACGGCCTGGACCTGCAGGTGTTCCCGGACAACATCACCAGGGCGGCCCAGCACCTCTCCCTGCAGGTGGGGCCCAcagggggtgggggccaggggagTGCTGGGTTGAGGGTGATGGGGTGTGGGGCTCACGGGCAGGGTGGGGTCTCAGCGCTGATGCAAGTTGGCCTGGATGAGAGTGCTGGGGTCTGCGTGCCAGGGGCCAGCGGGGTTGGGGATGCAGACGTTAGAATTGTGGGGGCTGAGGTTGGAGGGTGCCGGGATCAACGTCCTGGGGCCAGTGCGGGGCACCTGGGGTCAACTGTGAGCGTGAGGAGATGCTGGGGGTCAACGTCTCGGCAGTCATGGGCTTGTTTGGGGTCGGGGTGATGGAGCACTTGGGATCCGCTGTGGGGGTGATGGGCTGTCAGGGCTCACGTGTTTAGGCTGACGGGGAGCTGAGAACCAGGGCCGGGGTCGCTTGTGGGAGGCTCAGGGTCACGGGGTCAGGGGCGTGAAGGCCTGCCCCCATCCCGCCCCACAGAACAACCAACTCCAGGAGCTCCCCTACAACGAGCTGTCGCGCCTCAGCAGCCTGCGGACCCTCAACCTCCACAACAACCTCATCTCCTCCGAGGGTGAGGGGCCGGCGTGAGGGGCCCCCTCCCCCCCGGCCGGGTCTGTGGGCAGCTCTGCGGCGGTTCCTGGAACTGCCCTCTGCTGAGCAGGATGGAAACTCAGGGGAGGGGGGGCTGTGGCTTTTGGGGACAGCGAGGGGGTGTCTGGAGGTGGCTCTGCCAGACCCGGCAGGAGCCCCGGGCAGCTGGCAGCAGGCGCGCCCTGCCTCCACCCCGCGCCCGGCCAGACCTGGGTCCCCTCGCCGCcgccccctcccaggcctgcccGACGAGGCCTTCGAGTCGCTCACGCAGCTGCAGCACATCTCCGTGGCCCAGAACAAGGTGAGCCCCCCCGGCGCGGGGCCCCCAGCGCCGTGCAGCTGGACGGCATGGGGCGGGGGGGCAGCAGGACCAGCTCAGCTTGCCCCGCAGCTCTCGGTGGCCCCACAGTTCCTGCCTCGCTCCCTCCGGGTCGCAGACCTGGCTGCCAACCAAATGACGGAGATCTTCCCTCTCACCTTTGGGGAGAAGCCGGCGCTCAGGTAGCCCCTGGCCCAGCTGGGCCCCAGGCCTCAGCTATGCGATGTGGGGAGTGCGAGGGGGCAGCGCCCCAGCCCAGGGGTCCGAGGCGGGGGACAGAGCCCCAGCTGCCCGGGCTGGGGAATTCCAGACGGCCGCCCAGGCAGTCCCCGCACTGGCGCTGAGCCGGGTGTGGGCGGGCATGGcgtggggaggcaggcaggcggGTGCCGGAGCCTGGCTCCCCTCAGGGCCGTGTACCTCCACAACAACCAGCTGGGCAACGCCGGCCTGCCCCCCGACGCCTTCCGCGGCTCTGCGGCCGTCGCCACTCTCAGCCTCTCCAGCAACCGGCTCCGCTACGTGCCGCCCAGCCTGCCGCCCGCGCTGGAGCGCCTCCACCTGCAGGTGCCCTCACCTTGGCCCTCTCCACTCCTGGGACCCTGTGCCTCCCCAGGATCCCAGCCGTCAGAAATGTCTTTCCTTGGGCCTCTCCCCCCGCAGGGGTCCACGAGGGCTGTCTGAGCAGCCTTGCCCCAGAGAGGTCCCCGCTCGTCAATCCCTCCCTCGAGAGCCCTCCATGGCTCCTGCTgccctctgactctgaccctcagcctccttctttcctcccatccCAGAACAACCTCATCTCCAAGGTGCCCCGAGGGGCCCTGAGCCGCCAGACCCACCTTCGTGAGCTCCACCTCCAGCACAACCAGCTGACAGACAGCGGCCTGGACGCCACCACCTTCAGGTGGGCCTGGGACCGAGCAGGACGGGCGCACAGCCTTGTGCTGGCAGTAGGGGCTGAGGATTCGGAGTCCGGGGACCCCAACCCTCTGTGCCCCTCCTCTGTATGACCCCTAACCCAGGGCCTCATGTggtgagtacctactgtgtgccgggctcGGCCCAGCACCTGGCAGCATCCTTGCTCCCCACCGCCGCCCAGTGTCACAGCAGCCACATGAAGATCTCAGACCCAGAACCCTGCCCTGGTTACCCCAAGTTTACCTCCCAGCTACCTCTCTCAACTCATCGCCCCCAAGTTGGAACGTCAGGACcactcctcccctgcccccagatcCACCGGGCCCCCACCTCTGGGTGCCCAGCCCAAGGCCGGCCCTCTCTCCCGCCAGCAAGCTGCACCGTCTCGAGTACCTGGACCTGTCCCACAACCAGCTGGCCGCGGTGCCCGCCGGCCTGCCCCGCACCCTGGCAGTGCTGCACCTGGGCCGCAACCGCATCCGGCAGGTGGAGGCGGCGCGGCTGCGTGGGGCACGGGGCCTGCGCTACCTGCTGCTGCAGCACAACCCGCTGGGGGCGGCTGGGCTGCCTGCCGGGGCGCTGCGGCCGCTGCGGGGCCTCCACACGCTGCACCTCTACGGCAACGGGCTGGACCGCGTGCCGCCCGCGCTGCCCCGCCGCCTGCGGGCCCTGGTGCTGCCCCACAACCGCGTGGCCATGCTGGGAGCCCGTGACCTGGCCGCCACGCCGGGCCTCACCGAGCTCAACCTGGCCTACAACCGCCTGGCCAGTGCCCACGTGCACCCCCGGGCCTTCCGGCGGCTGCGTGCCCTGCGCAGCCTCGACCTGGCCGGCAACCAGCTGACACGGCTACCCGCCGGCCTGCCCGCCGGCCTGCACACCCTGCGGCTGCAGCGGAACCAGCTGCGGGCCCTCGAGCCCGAGCCGCTGGTGGGCCTGGACCAGCTGCGGGACCTCAGCCTGGCACACAACCAGCTCCGAGTGGGCGACATTGGGCCCGGCACCTGGCATGAACTGCAGGCCCTCCAGGTCAGGGGTGGGCTGGTGAGCCATACTGACTGTCCCCAGGGCCCCTCTGTCCCCCTGCCTGCCCGGCTCCTCCCCACAGGGCTCTGAGTTGCCACACGACGGGAGCCCCTGCCATGCGCCAGCCCTGGGCAGGTCAGACagctccagcctccaggccttgCCCGTGCTGTCCCCGCAGCCTGGTCCTCTGCCAccactccctccacctccccagcaaGCACCGCGGCCTCTAGCGCCTTGTGCGCCCTATCGATGCCACACCGTTGAGTGCACCTGTGGGTGCCGGGCGCTGTGCCTCTAGGCGCAGAATGACACAGTTCCTGGCCCTGGCACAAATACCCAGTTAGGCAGAAAGCATTGACAGCCCAAGTGAATGACAGAGCAGGGGGTGGGCATGAGGATGCGGGGGAAGCACTGTCTCGGTGACTGACTGAATCGACGTCTCCCGCGCCAGGCAGGGGCTCCGTCTGGGCCCCCGGCGCCGGGAACACGGTCTGCCCCAGGGAGGGCTCCGTTTACCTCTGTCGAGGGGAAGAAACTGGCGGCCACAAAGGGGGtcgagggg encodes the following:
- the PODNL1 gene encoding podocan-like protein 1 isoform X5 — encoded protein: MRLSLLLLLLLPGPPPALGMEDAAFPHPGESSQPPPRACPLRCSCPRDDTVDCDGLDLQVFPDNITRAAQHLSLQNNQLQELPYNELSRLSSLRTLNLHNNLISSEGLPDEAFESLTQLQHISVAQNKLGNAGLPPDAFRGSAAVATLSLSSNRLRYVPPSLPPALERLHLQNNLISKVPRGALSRQTHLRELHLQHNQLTDSGLDATTFSKLHRLEYLDLSHNQLAAVPAGLPRTLAVLHLGRNRIRQVEAARLRGARGLRYLLLQHNPLGAAGLPAGALRPLRGLHTLHLYGNGLDRVPPALPRRLRALVLPHNRVAMLGARDLAATPGLTELNLAYNRLASAHVHPRAFRRLRALRSLDLAGNQLTRLPAGLPAGLHTLRLQRNQLRALEPEPLVGLDQLRDLSLAHNQLRVGDIGPGTWHELQALQVRGGLVLDLSHNQLSFMPPDLPEALEELHLQGNRISYVGPEAFLSTPRLRALFLRANRLHMTSIAPEAFLGLPHLRVVDTAGNPEQVLVRLPPTAPRRPRAEGP
- the PODNL1 gene encoding podocan-like protein 1 isoform X3, with product MRLSLLLLLLLPGPPPALGMEDAAFPHPGESSQPPPRACPLRCSCPRDDTVDCDGLDLQVFPDNITRAAQHLSLQNNQLQELPYNELSRLSSLRTLNLHNNLISSEGLPDEAFESLTQLQHISVAQNKLSVAPQFLPRSLRVADLAANQMTEIFPLTFGEKPALRAVYLHNNQLGNAGLPPDAFRGSAAVATLSLSSNRLRYVPPSLPPALERLHLQNNLISKVPRGALSRQTHLRELHLQHNQLTDSGLDATTFSKLHRLEYLDLSHNQLAAVPAGLPRTLAVLHLGRNRIRQVEAARLRGARGLRYLLLQHNPLGAAGLPAGALRPLRGLHTLHLYGNGLDRVPPALPRRLRALVLPHNRVAMLGARDLAATPGLTELNLAYNRLASAHVHPRAFRRLRALRSLDLAGNQLTRLPAGLPAGLHTLRLQRNQLRALEPEPLVGLDQLRDLSLAHNQLRVGDIGPGTWHELQALQVRGGLVLDLSHNQLSFMPPDLPEALEELHLQGNRISYVGPEAFLSTPRLRALFLRANRLHMTSIAPEAFLGLPHLRVVDTAGNPEQVLVRLPPTAPRRPRAEGP
- the PODNL1 gene encoding podocan-like protein 1 isoform X6, with the translated sequence METQGRGGCGFWGQRGGVWRWLCQTRQEPRAAGSRRALPPPRARPDLGPLAAAPSQACPTRPSSRSRSCSTSPWPRTRAVYLHNNQLGNAGLPPDAFRGSAAVATLSLSSNRLRYVPPSLPPALERLHLQNNLISKVPRGALSRQTHLRELHLQHNQLTDSGLDATTFSKLHRLEYLDLSHNQLAAVPAGLPRTLAVLHLGRNRIRQVEAARLRGARGLRYLLLQHNPLGAAGLPAGALRPLRGLHTLHLYGNGLDRVPPALPRRLRALVLPHNRVAMLGARDLAATPGLTELNLAYNRLASAHVHPRAFRRLRALRSLDLAGNQLTRLPAGLPAGLHTLRLQRNQLRALEPEPLVGLDQLRDLSLAHNQLRVGDIGPGTWHELQALQVRGGLVLDLSHNQLSFMPPDLPEALEELHLQGNRISYVGPEAFLSTPRLRALFLRANRLHMTSIAPEAFLGLPHLRVVDTAGNPEQVLVRLPPTAPRRPRAEGP
- the PODNL1 gene encoding podocan-like protein 1 isoform X2, with translation MRLSLLLLLLLPGPPPALGMEDAAFPHPGESSQPPPRACPLRCSCPRDDTVDCDGLDLQVFPDNITRAAQHLSLQNNQLQELPYNELSRLSSLRTLNLHNNLISSEGLPDEAFESLTQLQHISVAQNKVSPPGAGPPAPCSWTAWGGGAAGPAQLAPQLSVAPQFLPRSLRVADLAANQMTEIFPLTFGEKPALRAVYLHNNQLGNAGLPPDAFRGSAAVATLSLSSNRLRYVPPSLPPALERLHLQNNLISKVPRGALSRQTHLRELHLQHNQLTDSGLDATTFSKLHRLEYLDLSHNQLAAVPAGLPRTLAVLHLGRNRIRQVEAARLRGARGLRYLLLQHNPLGAAGLPAGALRPLRGLHTLHLYGNGLDRVPPALPRRLRALVLPHNRVAMLGARDLAATPGLTELNLAYNRLASAHVHPRAFRRLRALRSLDLAGNQLTRLPAGLPAGLHTLRLQRNQLRALEPEPLVGLDQLRDLSLAHNQLRVGDIGPGTWHELQALQVLDLSHNQLSFMPPDLPEALEELHLQGNRISYVGPEAFLSTPRLRALFLRANRLHMTSIAPEAFLGLPHLRVVDTAGNPEQVLVRLPPTAPRRPRAEGP
- the PODNL1 gene encoding podocan-like protein 1 isoform X4 → MRLSLLLLLLLPGPPPALGMEDAAFPHPGESSQPPPRACPLRCSCPRDDTVDCDGLDLQVFPDNITRAAQHLSLQNNQLQELPYNELSRLSSLRTLNLHNNLISSEGLPDEAFESLTQLQHISVAQNKLSVAPQFLPRSLRVADLAANQMTEIFPLTFGEKPALRAVYLHNNQLGNAGLPPDAFRGSAAVATLSLSSNRLRYVPPSLPPALERLHLQNNLISKVPRGALSRQTHLRELHLQHNQLTDSGLDATTFSKLHRLEYLDLSHNQLAAVPAGLPRTLAVLHLGRNRIRQVEAARLRGARGLRYLLLQHNPLGAAGLPAGALRPLRGLHTLHLYGNGLDRVPPALPRRLRALVLPHNRVAMLGARDLAATPGLTELNLAYNRLASAHVHPRAFRRLRALRSLDLAGNQLTRLPAGLPAGLHTLRLQRNQLRALEPEPLVGLDQLRDLSLAHNQLRVGDIGPGTWHELQALQVLDLSHNQLSFMPPDLPEALEELHLQGNRISYVGPEAFLSTPRLRALFLRANRLHMTSIAPEAFLGLPHLRVVDTAGNPEQVLVRLPPTAPRRPRAEGP
- the PODNL1 gene encoding podocan-like protein 1 isoform X1; translated protein: MRLSLLLLLLLPGPPPALGMEDAAFPHPGESSQPPPRACPLRCSCPRDDTVDCDGLDLQVFPDNITRAAQHLSLQNNQLQELPYNELSRLSSLRTLNLHNNLISSEGLPDEAFESLTQLQHISVAQNKVSPPGAGPPAPCSWTAWGGGAAGPAQLAPQLSVAPQFLPRSLRVADLAANQMTEIFPLTFGEKPALRAVYLHNNQLGNAGLPPDAFRGSAAVATLSLSSNRLRYVPPSLPPALERLHLQNNLISKVPRGALSRQTHLRELHLQHNQLTDSGLDATTFSKLHRLEYLDLSHNQLAAVPAGLPRTLAVLHLGRNRIRQVEAARLRGARGLRYLLLQHNPLGAAGLPAGALRPLRGLHTLHLYGNGLDRVPPALPRRLRALVLPHNRVAMLGARDLAATPGLTELNLAYNRLASAHVHPRAFRRLRALRSLDLAGNQLTRLPAGLPAGLHTLRLQRNQLRALEPEPLVGLDQLRDLSLAHNQLRVGDIGPGTWHELQALQVRGGLVLDLSHNQLSFMPPDLPEALEELHLQGNRISYVGPEAFLSTPRLRALFLRANRLHMTSIAPEAFLGLPHLRVVDTAGNPEQVLVRLPPTAPRRPRAEGP